In one window of Bos taurus isolate L1 Dominette 01449 registration number 42190680 breed Hereford chromosome 4, ARS-UCD2.0, whole genome shotgun sequence DNA:
- the TAS2R16 gene encoding taste receptor type 2 member 16 (The RefSeq protein has 2 substitutions compared to this genomic sequence) encodes MTTSQLSVFFMIIYMLEFLIITGQSSLIVVALGRDWVQTQRLPPADMILISLGIFCFCQLWSSMLYNFCSHFHPNYNFWYFGIIWEFTNILSFWLTSLLAVFYCVKVSFFSHPVFLWLKWRIVRWVPRLLLGSLLISCVSTIFPATSYYIDIQFIAMKHFPRNSTMLERLEAFLWDFSTLHKVVVLVIPFLLFLASTVLLMALLSRHLKQMKDLHTGCSNSSPEAHSAALRSLAIVLILFTFYFLTVLLSILDVLFNKESWFWAWEAIIYALVSIHSTLLMLSSVKLKRVLKARCWSLEAA; translated from the coding sequence ATGACAACCAGCCAACTCTCTGTCTTCTTCATGATTATCTATATGCTCGAGTTCTTGATAATAACTGGGCAGAGCAGCCTGATTGTTGTAGCGCTGGGCAGAGACTGGGTGCAGACTCAAAGGCTGCCACCTGCGGACATGATTCTCATCAGCCTGGGCATCTGCCGCTTCTGTCAACTGTGGTCATCGATGCTGTACAACTTTTGTTCCCACTTCCACCCTAATTACAATTTTTGGTATTTCGGGATCATCTGGGAATTTACTAACATCCTTTCCTTCTGGTTGACCAGCTTGCTTGCTGTCTTCTACTGTGTCAAAGTCTCTTTCTTCAGCCACCCCGTCTTCCTCTGGCTGAAGTGGAGAATTGTGAGATGGGTTCCTCGGCTGTTGCTGGGCTCTCTGCTGATTTCTTGTGTGTCTACCATATTTCCAGCTACTAGTTATTACATTGATATTCAATTCATCGCCATGAAGCATTTCCCTAGAAACAGCACCATGCTTGAGAGACTTGAGGCGTTCCTGTGGGATTTTTCCACACTGCACAAAGTAGTTGTGTTGGTTATTCCTTTCCTCCTGTTCCTGGCCTCCACAGTCTTGCTCATGGCCTTATTATCCCGACATCTGAAGCAGATGAAAGACCTTCACACAGGCTGCTCCAACTCCAGCCCGGAAGCTCACTCTGCCGCCCTGAGGTCCCTTGCCATCGTCCTCATCTTGTTCACCTTTTATTTTCTCACCGTGCTCCTCTCCATATTGGATGTCCTATTTAATAAAGAGTCCTGGTTCTGGGCCTGGGAAGCTATCATCTATGCATTAGTCTCTATTCATTCTACTTTACTAATGCTGAGCAGTGTCAAACTGAAAAGAGTTTTAAAGGCAAGGTGCTGGAGCCTAGAAGCTGCCTGA